One Lytechinus pictus isolate F3 Inbred chromosome 12, Lp3.0, whole genome shotgun sequence genomic region harbors:
- the LOC129272840 gene encoding E3 ubiquitin-protein ligase RMND5A-like: protein MEACMNVEREADKVIGKFHGVLNHAERTLDELIENLASVQEELSKSPHDDQFNLFHNHLLSSSIKRVREITSRLSNEHKDIHSSVSKVGKSIDKNFVSELIDLNQDPTYGNEDRMKLLNTVVFEHFLRQGMLDIAENLSQESNLDVSDSAKEPFVEINRILAALQEKNLQPALQWAANHREQLRSQNSSLEFKLHRLHFIELIRQGPEKQIEALLYARHFSQFAGAHEKELQILMGSFLYIRQGLEASPYARLLDPVNWLEICDVFTQDACSLLGLSIESPLTVGVSAGTIALPALQKIKQVMQQRQCHVMWTAKDELPIEVELEPRQRYHSIFACPILRQQASENNPPMRLACGHAISRDSLNKLINGNKIKCPYCPVESSPNDAKQLHL, encoded by the exons ATGGAAGCTTGCATGAATGTCGAGAGAGAAGCTGATAAAGTTATTGGGAAATTTCATGGTGTTTTGAATCATGCTGAGAGAACATTAGATGAATTAATAGAAAACCTTGCATCTGTGCAAGAAGAATTGTCAAAGT cTCCCCATGATGACCAATTCAATCTGTTTCATAATCACCTGCTGTCATCCAGTATAAAGCGTGTAAGAGAGATAACATCCAGACTTAGCAATGAACATAAAGATATTCATAGTAGTGTCTCcaaagtaggaaaatcaataGACAAA AATTTTGTAAGTGAATTGATAGACCTGAACCAAGACCCAACGTATGGCAATGAAGACCGCATGAAACTCCTCAATACTGTCGTCTTTGAACACTTTCTAAGGCAGGGTATGCTAGACATTGCAGAAAATTTATCTCAG GAATCCAATCTTGATGTGTCAGACTCTGCTAAAGAACCATTTGTAGAAATCAACAGAATCCTTGCTGCACTGCAGGAGAAGAATCTGCAACCAGCGTTACA ATGGGCAGCAAATCACAGGGAGCAACTCAGGTCACAGAACAGTTCACTGGAATTCAAGTTACACAGGTTACACTTCATAGAGCTCATACGGCAAGGTCCAGAGAAGCAGATTGAAGCTCTCCTTTATGCACGTCACTTCTCCCAGTTTGCAGGAGCCCATGAAAAAG AATTGCAGATCTTGATGGGGAGTTTCCTGTACATTCGTCAAGGCTTGGAAGCTTCACCTTATGCACGTCTCTTAGATCCCGTTAACTGGTTGGAAATATGTGACGTCTTTACCCAGGATGCCTGCTCTCTCTTGGGCTTGTCTATTGAAAGTCCTCTTACAGTGGG TGTTTCAGCAGGTACCATAGCACTGCCAGCTCTTCAGAAGATCAAACAGGTTATGCAACAGAGACAGTGCCATGTCATGTGGACTGCTAAGGATGAACTGCCA ATTGAAGTTGAGCTTGAGCCAAGACAACGCTACCACTCTATATTTGCTTGCCCAATCCTGAGACAACAGGCCTCAGAGAACAACCCTCCTATGCGTCTGGCATGTGGTCATGCAATCTCAAGAGATTCACTCAATAAACTTATCAATGGAAACAA
- the LOC129273366 gene encoding coiled-coil domain-containing protein 186-like isoform X2, translating into MEDPEFIEESPPEPFHTPSDQTNNDNPLGSLDNNDIMNGEDSEAGSSAGPEVPPLVSAGDREETPNLENESDTVILKGEGGIGNTNQSNNGESILVTDKMADHLETSRDAETISTDVPCPEISVGETDLHKGNSESNICENDRLGGDETSIQYSESNGTGHVNTNCNGIMDGVASDEGMNEPTKTSDLESEQNVNPQPKSLLQSSSVFNERISSDGGSVEIAEEAEEICSVNDKDNIGDMISPLDDGNNLENNIQHSKEVSASSSLTIETNDTLESLPAVESSTLVSHSKDCQSTPMQTNEEPALNRPSFDHKGDKAKSDLSNGSELTQSNVKTAADVEDDLLSELAAELDEVVPEQKVCDVAVSEDLPSSEMESSTQGDGDSFDVGDDVMKMRRLVGEWKKKYCHAEAKLQSLQATATAKAHQNDVIKEERAKVAEEIKKETEAVRKVHLLRIQELEKEVEQRKKENAAARDRQISHDTAAKKAINKLQHEMIQRVDQVKRMYEDAVKDKENMVIRYAKSEKENLDLKKAKEEIEKKRRDAGQGLEVIASHNKQLKAERTKLIGDLDNKDMEIAKLEKEKEEMQDDVSSVGIKVKWAQNKLKTELESHKETKLKLTKTEQRLQEAKEETEQIRKNCQEMICTYQESEEIRSNSLDIQLKEKEEELKLHFQEKEDHMELHNTRLKELTALKKAHHDTLAELDSLKVKATCLEDERQHTESLLAQFKGLLNSQKEENRKLTRQMDELKSLKRQLDESKENVEVLEKTIASRKEDEKDLESELGRSREKESELLQFTERMTAKNAALHSDNNVLGSKVDKLTEECRKLTSQVEESNSQISQLTADLNQEKQYREREAALLSARLSEKTKTLDQVKVQLDDAKDEMKTLKRKNAANLKDLTRQLHLAKKRMESLESDGSGAPVNKDTFSSESRTSSTGSLDTLGNSTLNGGTVNISSGSSGGGSVGRQEDSPQSSQDHTVAIAGGNDFPGIDKAMLVDRIVRLQKQMQRKAEKIEFLQEHNSQLIEELQKKSKIIQQYIMREEAGALIPAVSDENKAQMSKQSGIMASVYRSHSVDPNMTLDLSLEINRKLQAVLEDTLLKNITLKENIDTLGQEIARLSEEAQFTSRKRQNNSRIK; encoded by the exons ATGGAAGATCCAGAATTCATAGAGGAAAGTCCCCCTGAGCCGTTCCATACACCAAGTGACCAGACCAATAATGACAACCCTCTTGGGAGCTTGGATAACAATGACATAATGAATGGTGAGGACAGTGAGGCCGGATCTTCTGCCGGGCCAGAAGTGCCTCCTCTGGTTTCTGCAGGTGACCGAGAGGAAACTCCTAATCTGGAAAATGAAAGTGATACAGTCATATTGAAAGGAGAAGGTGGTATAGGTAATACAAATCAGAGCAACAATGGAGAATCAATTTTGGTGACAGACAAAATGGCAGATCATTTAGAAACATCAAGAGATGCTGAAACAATTTCTACAGATGTTCCATGTCCGGAAATATCTGTTGGAGAAACTGATTTACATAAAGGCAATTCAGAAAGCAATATATGTGAAAATGACAGACTCGGAGGGGATGAAACATCTATACAGTACTCAGAATCCAATGGAACAGGTCATGTCAATACAAACTGCAATGGAATTATGGATGGTGTTGCAAGTGATGAAGGGATGAATGAACCAACCAAGACTTCAGACCTTGAAAGTGAACAGAATGTAAATCCTCAGCCAAAGAGTTTGTTGCAATCTAGTTCTGTTTTCAATGAAAGAATTAGTAGTGATGGAGGGAGTGTAGAAATAGCAGAAGAGGCAGAGGAGATATGTAGTGTTAATGATAAGGATAACATTGGTGATATGATAAGTCCTCTTGATGATGGCAATAACTTGGAAAATAACATTCAACATTCCAAAGAAGTCTCAGCATCTTCCTCTTTAACTATAGAAACCAATGATACACTTGAATCTTTGCCAGCAGTTGAAAGTTCCACTCTTGTTTCCCACTCGAAAGACtgtcaatcaacaccaatgCAGACTAATGAAGAACCAGCTCTAAACCGTCCTAGCTTTGATCACAAAGGGGACAAAGCAAAGTCAGATTTGTCCAATGGCTCAGAACTCACACAGAGCAATGTCAAGACTGCTGCCGATGTTGAGGATGATTTGCTTTCAGAGTTGGCAGCTGAGCTGGATGAAGTTGTTCCAGAGCAGAAAGTTTGTGATGTTGCGGTTTCCGAAGATCTTCCAAGTAGTGAGATGGAGAGTAGTACTCAGGGAGATGGGGATTCTTTTGATGTGGGCGATGATGTCATGAAGATGAGGAGACTTGTTGGAGAGTGGAAGAAGAAGTACTGTCATGCTGAAGCAAAGTTGCAAAG CCTCCaagctactgctactgctaaaGCTCATCAAAATGATGTTATCAAAGAGGAACGTGCAAAGGTGGCAGAGGAAATCAAGAAGGAGACTGAAGCAGTAAGAAAAGTACATCTTCTCCGCATACAAGAG CTTGAGAAAGAAGTTGAGcagaggaagaaagagaatgCTGCTGCAAGGGATCGTCAAATATCACATGACACAGCAGCAAAGAAAGCTATCAACAAATTACAACATGAGATGATTCAAAGAGTTGACCAG GTGAAGCGTATGTATGAGGATGCTGTGAAGGATAAAGAGAACATGGTCATCCGCTATGCCAAGagtgaaaaagaaaatcttGATTTGAAGAAAGCTAAAGAAGAAAtagagaagaagagaagagatgCAGGTCAAGGGTTAGAGGTCATTGCATCTCATAATAAACAACTCAAAGCAGAGAGGACCAAACTCATAGGCGATTTGGATAACAAG GACATGGAGATTGCCAAgttggagaaggagaaggaagagatGCAGGATGATGTATCATCAGTTGGTATCAAGGTCAAATGGGCTCAGAATAAACTCAAAACAGAACTAGAAAGCCACAAG gaaaccaagTTGAAGCTGACCAAGACTGAGCAGAGATTACAAGAAGCCAAAGAAGAGACAGAACAGATCAgaaaaaattgtcaagaaatgaTTTGTACATACcag GAATCTGAGGAGATCCGATCTAATTCGCTTGATATACAACTcaaggagaaggaggaagaacTCAAATTACATTTTCAAGAAAAGGAGGATCATATGGAG TTGCATAACACACGTTTAAAAGAACTGACTGCGCTGAAGAAGGCACATCATGATACTTTAGCAGAATTGGACTCGTTAAAAGTCAAG GCTACCTGTCTTGAAGATGAGAGACAGCACACAGAGAGTTTACTAGCTCAGTTCAAAGGTTTACTCAACTCGCAGAAAGAAGAGAATAGGAAGCTTACCAGACAAATGGATGAACTGAAATCACTCAAGAGACAACTAGATGA ATCCAAGGAGAATGTTGAAGTGCTGGAGAAGACGATTGCCTCCAGGAAAGAAGATGAGAAGGACCTGGAGTCTGAGCTTGGGAGGAGTAGAGAGAAGGAGTCTGAGCTCCTGCAGTTTACAGAGAGAATGACAGCAAAGAATGCAGCTCTTCATTCTGATAACAATGTACTCGGTTCTAAG gtTGATAAGCTGACTGAAGAATGCAGAAAGTTAACATCTCAGGTAGAAGAATCAAATTCACAGATCTCTCAGCTG ACTGCTGACCTAAATCAAGAGAAGCAGTATCGTGAGAGAGAGGCTGCTCTCCTGTCGGCTCGGCTCAGTGAGAAGACCAAAACGCTAGATCAGGTCAAAGTTCAACTAGATGATGCCAAAGATGAGATGAAGACACTCAAGAGAAAAAATGCTGCTAATCTCAAG GACCTGACTCGTCAGTTGCATCTTGCTAAGAAGAGAATGGAATCCCTTGAGAGTGATGGTAGTGGTGCTCCTGTCAACAAAGATACCTTCAGCTCGGAGTCTAGGACCAGCTCCACAGGATCCCTGGATACCTTGGGAAACAGCACCCTCAATGGTGGTACTGTGAACATCTCATCAGGGAGCAGCGGTGGAGGTAGTGTCGGTAGACAGGAAGACTCTCCTCAATCAAGCCAG GACCACACAGTAGCGATAGCAGGGGGTAATGACTTCCCTGGTATTGACAAGGCCATGCTGGTAGATAGAATTGTCAGGCTTCAGAAACAGATGCAGAGGAAAGCAGAGAAAATTGAGTTTCTTCAGGAACACAATAGCCAACTCATTGAAGAATTACAGAAGAAATCAAA gaTAATTCAACAGTACATTATGAGGGAGGAGGCAGGTGCACTCATACCAGCCGTTAGTGATGAAAACAAA
- the LOC129273366 gene encoding coiled-coil domain-containing protein 186-like isoform X1, with protein sequence MEDPEFIEESPPEPFHTPSDQTNNDNPLGSLDNNDIMNGEDSEAGSSAGPEVPPLVSAGDREETPNLENESDTVILKGEGGIGNTNQSNNGESILVTDKMADHLETSRDAETISTDVPCPEISVGETDLHKGNSESNICENDRLGGDETSIQYSESNGTGHVNTNCNGIMDGVASDEGMNEPTKTSDLESEQNVNPQPKSLLQSSSVFNERISSDGGSVEIAEEAEEICSVNDKDNIGDMISPLDDGNNLENNIQHSKEVSASSSLTIETNDTLESLPAVESSTLVSHSKDCQSTPMQTNEEPALNRPSFDHKGDKAKSDLSNGSELTQSNVKTAADVEDDLLSELAAELDEVVPEQKVCDVAVSEDLPSSEMESSTQGDGDSFDVGDDVMKMRRLVGEWKKKYCHAEAKLQSLQATATAKAHQNDVIKEERAKVAEEIKKETEAVRKVHLLRIQELEKEVEQRKKENAAARDRQISHDTAAKKAINKLQHEMIQRVDQVKRMYEDAVKDKENMVIRYAKSEKENLDLKKAKEEIEKKRRDAGQGLEVIASHNKQLKAERTKLIGDLDNKDMEIAKLEKEKEEMQDDVSSVGIKVKWAQNKLKTELESHKETKLKLTKTEQRLQEAKEETEQIRKNCQEMICTYQESEEIRSNSLDIQLKEKEEELKLHFQEKEDHMELHNTRLKELTALKKAHHDTLAELDSLKVKATCLEDERQHTESLLAQFKGLLNSQKEENRKLTRQMDELKSLKRQLDESKENVEVLEKTIASRKEDEKDLESELGRSREKESELLQFTERMTAKNAALHSDNNVLGSKVDKLTEECRKLTSQVEESNSQISQLTADLNQEKQYREREAALLSARLSEKTKTLDQVKVQLDDAKDEMKTLKRKNAANLKDLTRQLHLAKKRMESLESDGSGAPVNKDTFSSESRTSSTGSLDTLGNSTLNGGTVNISSGSSGGGSVGRQEDSPQSSQDHTVAIAGGNDFPGIDKAMLVDRIVRLQKQMQRKAEKIEFLQEHNSQLIEELQKKSKIIQQYIMREEAGALIPAVSDENKQKLVRKTMAQMSKQSGIMASVYRSHSVDPNMTLDLSLEINRKLQAVLEDTLLKNITLKENIDTLGQEIARLSEEAQFTSRKRQNNSRIK encoded by the exons ATGGAAGATCCAGAATTCATAGAGGAAAGTCCCCCTGAGCCGTTCCATACACCAAGTGACCAGACCAATAATGACAACCCTCTTGGGAGCTTGGATAACAATGACATAATGAATGGTGAGGACAGTGAGGCCGGATCTTCTGCCGGGCCAGAAGTGCCTCCTCTGGTTTCTGCAGGTGACCGAGAGGAAACTCCTAATCTGGAAAATGAAAGTGATACAGTCATATTGAAAGGAGAAGGTGGTATAGGTAATACAAATCAGAGCAACAATGGAGAATCAATTTTGGTGACAGACAAAATGGCAGATCATTTAGAAACATCAAGAGATGCTGAAACAATTTCTACAGATGTTCCATGTCCGGAAATATCTGTTGGAGAAACTGATTTACATAAAGGCAATTCAGAAAGCAATATATGTGAAAATGACAGACTCGGAGGGGATGAAACATCTATACAGTACTCAGAATCCAATGGAACAGGTCATGTCAATACAAACTGCAATGGAATTATGGATGGTGTTGCAAGTGATGAAGGGATGAATGAACCAACCAAGACTTCAGACCTTGAAAGTGAACAGAATGTAAATCCTCAGCCAAAGAGTTTGTTGCAATCTAGTTCTGTTTTCAATGAAAGAATTAGTAGTGATGGAGGGAGTGTAGAAATAGCAGAAGAGGCAGAGGAGATATGTAGTGTTAATGATAAGGATAACATTGGTGATATGATAAGTCCTCTTGATGATGGCAATAACTTGGAAAATAACATTCAACATTCCAAAGAAGTCTCAGCATCTTCCTCTTTAACTATAGAAACCAATGATACACTTGAATCTTTGCCAGCAGTTGAAAGTTCCACTCTTGTTTCCCACTCGAAAGACtgtcaatcaacaccaatgCAGACTAATGAAGAACCAGCTCTAAACCGTCCTAGCTTTGATCACAAAGGGGACAAAGCAAAGTCAGATTTGTCCAATGGCTCAGAACTCACACAGAGCAATGTCAAGACTGCTGCCGATGTTGAGGATGATTTGCTTTCAGAGTTGGCAGCTGAGCTGGATGAAGTTGTTCCAGAGCAGAAAGTTTGTGATGTTGCGGTTTCCGAAGATCTTCCAAGTAGTGAGATGGAGAGTAGTACTCAGGGAGATGGGGATTCTTTTGATGTGGGCGATGATGTCATGAAGATGAGGAGACTTGTTGGAGAGTGGAAGAAGAAGTACTGTCATGCTGAAGCAAAGTTGCAAAG CCTCCaagctactgctactgctaaaGCTCATCAAAATGATGTTATCAAAGAGGAACGTGCAAAGGTGGCAGAGGAAATCAAGAAGGAGACTGAAGCAGTAAGAAAAGTACATCTTCTCCGCATACAAGAG CTTGAGAAAGAAGTTGAGcagaggaagaaagagaatgCTGCTGCAAGGGATCGTCAAATATCACATGACACAGCAGCAAAGAAAGCTATCAACAAATTACAACATGAGATGATTCAAAGAGTTGACCAG GTGAAGCGTATGTATGAGGATGCTGTGAAGGATAAAGAGAACATGGTCATCCGCTATGCCAAGagtgaaaaagaaaatcttGATTTGAAGAAAGCTAAAGAAGAAAtagagaagaagagaagagatgCAGGTCAAGGGTTAGAGGTCATTGCATCTCATAATAAACAACTCAAAGCAGAGAGGACCAAACTCATAGGCGATTTGGATAACAAG GACATGGAGATTGCCAAgttggagaaggagaaggaagagatGCAGGATGATGTATCATCAGTTGGTATCAAGGTCAAATGGGCTCAGAATAAACTCAAAACAGAACTAGAAAGCCACAAG gaaaccaagTTGAAGCTGACCAAGACTGAGCAGAGATTACAAGAAGCCAAAGAAGAGACAGAACAGATCAgaaaaaattgtcaagaaatgaTTTGTACATACcag GAATCTGAGGAGATCCGATCTAATTCGCTTGATATACAACTcaaggagaaggaggaagaacTCAAATTACATTTTCAAGAAAAGGAGGATCATATGGAG TTGCATAACACACGTTTAAAAGAACTGACTGCGCTGAAGAAGGCACATCATGATACTTTAGCAGAATTGGACTCGTTAAAAGTCAAG GCTACCTGTCTTGAAGATGAGAGACAGCACACAGAGAGTTTACTAGCTCAGTTCAAAGGTTTACTCAACTCGCAGAAAGAAGAGAATAGGAAGCTTACCAGACAAATGGATGAACTGAAATCACTCAAGAGACAACTAGATGA ATCCAAGGAGAATGTTGAAGTGCTGGAGAAGACGATTGCCTCCAGGAAAGAAGATGAGAAGGACCTGGAGTCTGAGCTTGGGAGGAGTAGAGAGAAGGAGTCTGAGCTCCTGCAGTTTACAGAGAGAATGACAGCAAAGAATGCAGCTCTTCATTCTGATAACAATGTACTCGGTTCTAAG gtTGATAAGCTGACTGAAGAATGCAGAAAGTTAACATCTCAGGTAGAAGAATCAAATTCACAGATCTCTCAGCTG ACTGCTGACCTAAATCAAGAGAAGCAGTATCGTGAGAGAGAGGCTGCTCTCCTGTCGGCTCGGCTCAGTGAGAAGACCAAAACGCTAGATCAGGTCAAAGTTCAACTAGATGATGCCAAAGATGAGATGAAGACACTCAAGAGAAAAAATGCTGCTAATCTCAAG GACCTGACTCGTCAGTTGCATCTTGCTAAGAAGAGAATGGAATCCCTTGAGAGTGATGGTAGTGGTGCTCCTGTCAACAAAGATACCTTCAGCTCGGAGTCTAGGACCAGCTCCACAGGATCCCTGGATACCTTGGGAAACAGCACCCTCAATGGTGGTACTGTGAACATCTCATCAGGGAGCAGCGGTGGAGGTAGTGTCGGTAGACAGGAAGACTCTCCTCAATCAAGCCAG GACCACACAGTAGCGATAGCAGGGGGTAATGACTTCCCTGGTATTGACAAGGCCATGCTGGTAGATAGAATTGTCAGGCTTCAGAAACAGATGCAGAGGAAAGCAGAGAAAATTGAGTTTCTTCAGGAACACAATAGCCAACTCATTGAAGAATTACAGAAGAAATCAAA gaTAATTCAACAGTACATTATGAGGGAGGAGGCAGGTGCACTCATACCAGCCGTTAGTGATGAAAACAAA